The nucleotide sequence GTGTTCAAGTCCGAGTTTGTTCGTATTCATGTTAGACACATCGGTTGTGAAGTTTCCTTCATCACGGGCACTTGCGGCAACCGGATCGGATAAGAGCGGGGCAATCACGTGATTTACCCAGTTGGTTGCGTATGGAAGAAACTCTGTTCCTGTTATGTTTGCCGTACTTAATAGGGCATGTGCATGCATGGAGCCATACCAAGCCCCATACATCATGGTGAGCAGCGACAAATCATAGATCAACGGAACACCATAGTCTTCACCGAGATAGGCAGCGTTCCCTCCCAACAGTTGTAATGTCGGTTCATAGGCTTCAAATAAAGCCTTCGACCCGCCGTAGAAAATGAGTGTTTCTGGCAGTCCAATCATTTGAGGGACAGCCATGATCGCTCCATCGAGATATTGCCCACCGCGCTCGCTTACCCATTTGGCTGTCTTGCGTGCATCCTCCGGGGTTCCGGTGGTCAGATTGACGATGACACGCCCTGTTAGTTCACTTTCCGAGGGCTCCAGTAGCTCTTGCATGACTTTGTAGGTCGATAAGCAAACAACGACCAAGCTGCTTGCCGCGATTGCCTCTGTTACACTGCCCGCCAGCACTGCCCCCTTCTCGACTAAACCTTTGGCTCTATCTGCTGAACGATTCCAGACAGTCGTTGGATGACCACCTTTTAGAAAAGCATCCGCGAGTGCTACTCCCATATTGCCAAGGCCAATAACCGTTACAGACGCAGGAATTGTTGTTGATTTCATAGGTCGACACTCCATTCATTTTATTTTTGCAAGCGAGATGATCCGGCGCTACATGCAAGGTCAACCGCTCTTGATTGCGATTCTAAAGCTTTACACTAGTGTGAATGTCAATACAAAAATCAATGCTTCTTGACACTTCTCACCCGGTGGAATAACATGGAACCAGAAACATACGATACCGTATCTTTTGGGGTGAACCATGCAATATGTACGTGAAGATTGGATTCGGGCAGGGCTCGATATGTTGGCTGAAGCGGGCATTGACGCTGTCCGTGTGGAGCCTCTCGCCAGAAAACTGAAGATCAGCAAGGGGAGCTTTTATCATCACTTTCCAGATCGTCAAGCGCTACTGGACTCCATGATCGATTATTGGGAGGAACATGCGACCGAACGGATCATTCGAGCGCCACACTCGGACAACATGTCGTTGGAACAGTTGTTGTCGGGCGTCTTTAGCAGCGAGCGAAAAATCGAAGCCGCTATCTACAACTGGGCGAAACAGCATCCTGCCCTTTCCAAGCGTCTCGTGGAAATCGAGCAGCGCAGGATCGGCTTCGTTGCCTCTTTGTATGAGAAAAAAGGGCTGGCTCCCACTGATGCAAAGGCACGCGCTCAGCTCGCATACCTCCTCTATATTGGTTGGCTCGTGCGCAGGGAGCTGGAAGTGCCTTTTGATATGTCCGCACCGTTGCATCATTTTATGACTTGGATTTGATTACCCCCTACCTACCTGCCTGACAGATTGTCTTGCGCAGGGATTTTTCCACCCAAAACATACGGATGCGTATCTTCCACAAAAACCTTACGAATCAATAGGAGGCATTCTCATGATGCATGTTTTCCCCATCTCATCTGCTATCTTCTTAGTCATCGTGTCCTTGCTGCATTTTTATTGGGCCTTTGGAGGAAAATGGGGGACCGATTCTGTCATTCCCACAACCGCTGATGATTCACGTCGGACTTTTTCCCCTGGGATAGGCGGAACGATCATCGTTGCCTGCTTGCTCGCATGTGCCGCTTACATGTTGCTCGCCCAGAGCGGTTATCTCTCTCCCGTAATAGCCCCTGCTCTAATTCAATGGGGATGCATTGTCTGTGCCGCTGTATTTGTCCTGCGGGCTGTAGGAGACTTCAACTACATTGGCTATTTTAAAAAAGTAAAAAATACGAAGTTTGCCCGGCAAGATACGGCATTGTTCACTCCTCTATGTTTGTGGTTAGGGATATCCTTTCTGCTTGCATTGTTTTAAGTTCACAAAAAACCCTCTTCCCATAAAAGAGAAGAGGTTCGTTTCCATT is from Brevibacillus brevis and encodes:
- a CDS encoding NAD(P)-dependent oxidoreductase; the encoded protein is MKSTTIPASVTVIGLGNMGVALADAFLKGGHPTTVWNRSADRAKGLVEKGAVLAGSVTEAIAASSLVVVCLSTYKVMQELLEPSESELTGRVIVNLTTGTPEDARKTAKWVSERGGQYLDGAIMAVPQMIGLPETLIFYGGSKALFEAYEPTLQLLGGNAAYLGEDYGVPLIYDLSLLTMMYGAWYGSMHAHALLSTANITGTEFLPYATNWVNHVIAPLLSDPVAASARDEGNFTTDVSNMNTNKLGLEHIIHASQEQGIPVDWLKPLLALATQKVAEGYGADSLDRVIESIRKPLVK
- a CDS encoding TetR/AcrR family transcriptional regulator, whose product is MQYVREDWIRAGLDMLAEAGIDAVRVEPLARKLKISKGSFYHHFPDRQALLDSMIDYWEEHATERIIRAPHSDNMSLEQLLSGVFSSERKIEAAIYNWAKQHPALSKRLVEIEQRRIGFVASLYEKKGLAPTDAKARAQLAYLLYIGWLVRRELEVPFDMSAPLHHFMTWI
- a CDS encoding DUF3995 domain-containing protein, whose protein sequence is MMHVFPISSAIFLVIVSLLHFYWAFGGKWGTDSVIPTTADDSRRTFSPGIGGTIIVACLLACAAYMLLAQSGYLSPVIAPALIQWGCIVCAAVFVLRAVGDFNYIGYFKKVKNTKFARQDTALFTPLCLWLGISFLLALF